GTAGTACAGCGGGTAGCTGATCTTGTCGGCGTCGATGAACCCGAAGTCGATCACCGGGTCGGCCGGCAGCGCCCGGAGCGTCTCGACGGCCGGCGCGACCTTCAGCTCGATGCGGTCGGCGACACCGGCCTTCACCCAGTACTCCTGGGCGACCTTGGTCCACTCCGCGGAGACGTCGCAGCAGAGCAGCCGGCCACCGGGGCGCAGGCCGCGGGCGATGCAGATCGACGAGAAGCCGGTGAAGGTGCCGACCTCGACCGCGTTCGACACCCCGGTCAGCCGGACCAGCAGGGTGAGCAGGGCGCCCTCGTCCGGGGCGATCTGCATGTCGACATACTCCGGGGGCAGCGAGGCCGCGGTCTCGGCGGCCAGCTCACGCAGCACCGCGTCCGCCGGCGTGCAGTGCGCCAGCAGGTAATCGTTGACTCCCGGCCCAAGAATCTCGGTCATACCACCAAGCCTTCCGCAAACCCGGCACACCCGCAGCCCCTCGGCCGCCGGTCTCCACCGACCCACCCTGAGCAAACCCGAATCCCCGCCCGTCAAACCCGGACGCGCCCACCTTGCGGCCGCTCCCACGCACGATCCGCTGCCAACCCGGTCCGCTGCCCGGCTCGCGACCGCGGCCACGATCGATCCGCGCGCTTTCCGGTACGCCGGGCAGCCGCCCACCTCGCGAACGAGCCGCCGGCACCCGGTCCGCTGCCCCGCTCGCGACCGCGGCTACAGACGGTCGGCGAGATTTTCGGTACGCCGGGGAACCGCTGCGGTTTCCGGAACCATCCGCGGACAATGAAGGCATCCCACGTGCCAGGGATGTCAAGCGGCTTGACCCTTTTCCGCGCCTGCCCAGGGCGCTGGAGGCCAGCCGGGGGGTGTCCGGCTGGCCCTGGTGGCCCCATCCACGAACGACATAGGGCACTGGAGGCCAGCCGAGGAGTATCGGGCTGGCCCTGGTGGCCCCATGCGGGAGTGGGATAGGGCGCTGAGGACCAGCCAGGGGTTTGATCTCCGGAACCACCCGCGGACAATGAAGGGACGGCTGATCGTCCTGGACGCGCCAGCGGCCAGATCAGCCGTCCCGGCCCGCGCGGGAGCATGCGATCCGCACCCCAGCGGACGCGCGTAAAGAAAGAATTTGATCTTGATCTTTGACGGCATGCCGCGATCCGCGCGGAAACACGCCTATTTGGTGATGATCAGATAAATCCAGCCGCCCAGGAAGAGGGCGAGAAGTAGCGCCATCAGCCACGTCGGGACAAGCTGGCGGCCGGTGCGGGCCGCCTGGACGTCGCGGCGGATGCGCTCCCGGCGGCGGTCGGCGCGGCCTTTCGGCGCCTCGCCCTGCGGCCGCGGGCCGTGCGGATCGGCGGGCTGGCCGGGGTGTGACGATGTCATAGCCCGGCCAGCCTACTACCGGCTGTTTCACATGCTCGCGATGAGCCTCTCCACCCGCTCGTCGTAGGCGCGGAACGGGTCCTTGCACAGGACCGTGCGCTGCGCCTGGTCGTTGAGCTTGAGGTGCACCCAGTCGACGGTGAAGTCGCGCCGTTTCTCCTGGGCGTGCTTGATGAACTCGCCGCGCAGGCGGGCCCGGGTGGTCTGCGGCGGGGTCTCCTTGGCCTCGAAGATCTGCAGGTCGTTGGCGATCCGGTCGACCTGCTTGCGCTTCTCCATCAGCGCGTAGAGCCCGCGGCCACGGCGGACGTCGTGATAGGCCAGGTCGAGCTGGGCGATCCGCGGGTGCGACATCGGGATGTCGTGTTTCGCCTGGTAACGCTCGATCAGCTTGTACTTCGACACCCAGTCGATCTCGCGGGAGACCGGGTCGAGGTCGCCGCTCTCGATCGCGGCGAGGACCCGGCCCCAGAGCTCGACGACCCGCTTGGCGACCGGGTCGCCGCCGCGGCGCTCGACGAACTCGGTCGCCTTCGACAGATACTCCTGCTGGATCTCCAGGGCGGAGACCTCTTTGTTGTTCGCCAAGCGGATCTTGCGGCGTCCGGTGACGTCGTGGCTGACCTCGCGGATCGCCCGGATCGGGTTCTCCAGCGACAGGTCGCGCATCACCACGCCGGCCTCGATCATCCGCAGCACGATGTCCGCGCTGCCGACCTTGAGCAGGGTGGTGACCTCGTTCATGTTCGAGTCGCCGACGATGACGTGCAGGCGGCGATACCGCTCGGCGTCGGCGTGCGGCTCGTCGCGGGTGTTGATGATCGGGCGGCTGCGGGTGGTGGCGCTGGAGACGCCCTCCCAGATGTGCTCGGCACGCTGGGAGAGGCAGAAGACGGCGCCGCGCGGGGTCTGCAACACCTTGCCGGCGCCGCAGATCAGCTGCCGGGTGACCAGGAACGGGATCAGCACGTCAGCGAGGCGGCCGAACTCGCCGTGGCGGCTGACCAGGTAGTTCTCGTGGCAGCCGTAGGAGTTGCCGGCGGAATCGGTGTTGTTCTTGAAGAGGTAGATCTCCCCCGCGATGCCCTCGTCGTGCAGACGTTTCTCCGCGTCGACGAGCAGGCCCTCCAGAATCCGCTCGCCGGCCCGGTCGTGGGCGACCAGGTCGGTGACGGAGTCACATTCGGGGGTGGCGTACTCCGGGTGGGAACCGACATCGAGGTAGAGGCGGGCGCCGTTACGAAGGAAGACGTTGCTGCTGCGTCCCCACGACACCACTCGGCGGAACAGGTAGCGGGCCACCTCGTCCGGCGACAGCCGCCGCTGTCCCCGATAGGTGCACGTGACTCCGTACTCGGTCTCGAGGCCGAAAATTCGCCGTTCCATGACAAGACACTAGCCGCATCCGGGGCGCATTGGCAGCCACCACGGGGCCCTAGAAATCGGTTGATTCCGGGACTGGTGGCACGACGGACGACCGGCCGGGGCCAGCCGGTCGTTTCCTCGTCACGATGCCCGGACGCGGCCCCGCGGGCCGCGTCCGGACCCGATCACTTCTCGGTGTCCTCCGACGCCGCCGACTCGGTCGGTTTGGCGTCGGCCGGCGCGGGCGGGGCCGCGTCGGTCTCGCCCAGGTCCGCGTCCGGAACCGACTGGTGCCCGAGCAGCGTGGTCAGCGCCGCGTCGGCGATCCGCCGGAACGTCCGGCCGGACCGGCGCCGGTCCAGCACCGCGACCTCGAGCTGCTTGGCCTCGAGGGTGCGAGTCTGCCCGTTCTCCCCGCCGACGCTGCCCAGGGCCTCGGCGGCCAGGGCGAGCGCGGTGGGCAGGTCGGCGGCGACGTCGTGCCGCTCGCGCAGCACGGTGGCGATCGCCTCGGCCTGCCCGCCCATCGCCATGAAGCCGGGCTCGTCCAGGGCCGAGCCGTCGTACATGATCCGGTAGAGCTCGTCCTGCTCCGGGGTGGCGCCGACCTGCGCGATGCAGATCTCCACCTCGTAGGGCTTCTGCGTCTCCGAGAAGATCGCACCGAGCGTCTGGGTGTACGCGTTCGCCAGCGCCCGCCCGGTGACGTCCCGCCGGTCGTAGGTCAGGCCGGTCATGTCGGCCATCCGCACGCCGGCCCGGCGCAGGCTCTCGAACTCGTTGTACCGCCCGACCGCCGCGAACGCGATCTTGTCGTAGATCTCGCTGATCTTGCGGAGGGTGGTGATGTTCTCGGCGACCAGCAGGATGCCGCCCTCGTACGACAGCACCACGGCCGAGCGACCGCGGGCGATGCCCTTGCGGGCGTACTCCGAGCGGTCCCGCTGGACCTGCTCGGGCGATGCGTAGAACTGCATGGCCACGGGTGGCTACTCCTTTTCTCGCGCGGCGCGGATCAACCGCCCGGGTTCTCCATGCGTCCGGAGACGACCTGCTCGGCCACCGTGGTGATCTCAGCGTCGCTGAGCCGGGTGGTGCCGTTCGCCGTAGCGGTCATCACCACCGGGTAGATCTTGCGGGTGAGGTCGGGGCCACCGGTCGCGGTGTCGTCGTCCGCGGCGTCGTAGAGCGCCTCGACGGCCAGCCGGATCGCGTCCTGGGTGCTGACACCCTCGCGGTACTTCTTCTTCAGCGCGGCCTTGGCGAACAGCGAACCGGAGCCGATCGCCTCGTAACCGGTCTCCTCGTAGAGGCCACCGGCCACGTCGAAGCTGAAGATCCGCCCGGCGTGCACGCCCTCGGCCGGTGCCAGGTCGAAGCCGGCGAACAGCGGGACCACGGCCAGGCCCTGCATCGCCGCGCCCAGGTTGCCGCGCACCATGGCGGCCAGCCGGTTCGCCTTACCGTCGAGCGAGAGCATCGCGCCCTCGGTCTTCTC
Above is a genomic segment from Actinoplanes ianthinogenes containing:
- a CDS encoding O-methyltransferase; this translates as MTEILGPGVNDYLLAHCTPADAVLRELAAETAASLPPEYVDMQIAPDEGALLTLLVRLTGVSNAVEVGTFTGFSSICIARGLRPGGRLLCCDVSAEWTKVAQEYWVKAGVADRIELKVAPAVETLRALPADPVIDFGFIDADKISYPLYYEELVTRLRPGGLLALDNVLRGGRVLHPTEPADRTMAELNDRIVRDERVDSVMLPVRDGVTLVRKRD
- the pafA gene encoding Pup--protein ligase, which codes for MERRIFGLETEYGVTCTYRGQRRLSPDEVARYLFRRVVSWGRSSNVFLRNGARLYLDVGSHPEYATPECDSVTDLVAHDRAGERILEGLLVDAEKRLHDEGIAGEIYLFKNNTDSAGNSYGCHENYLVSRHGEFGRLADVLIPFLVTRQLICGAGKVLQTPRGAVFCLSQRAEHIWEGVSSATTRSRPIINTRDEPHADAERYRRLHVIVGDSNMNEVTTLLKVGSADIVLRMIEAGVVMRDLSLENPIRAIREVSHDVTGRRKIRLANNKEVSALEIQQEYLSKATEFVERRGGDPVAKRVVELWGRVLAAIESGDLDPVSREIDWVSKYKLIERYQAKHDIPMSHPRIAQLDLAYHDVRRGRGLYALMEKRKQVDRIANDLQIFEAKETPPQTTRARLRGEFIKHAQEKRRDFTVDWVHLKLNDQAQRTVLCKDPFRAYDERVERLIASM
- the prcA gene encoding proteasome subunit alpha; the encoded protein is MAMQFYASPEQVQRDRSEYARKGIARGRSAVVLSYEGGILLVAENITTLRKISEIYDKIAFAAVGRYNEFESLRRAGVRMADMTGLTYDRRDVTGRALANAYTQTLGAIFSETQKPYEVEICIAQVGATPEQDELYRIMYDGSALDEPGFMAMGGQAEAIATVLRERHDVAADLPTALALAAEALGSVGGENGQTRTLEAKQLEVAVLDRRRSGRTFRRIADAALTTLLGHQSVPDADLGETDAAPPAPADAKPTESAASEDTEK
- the prcB gene encoding proteasome subunit beta; its protein translation is MATGFDPSGRLPDIFLNTGTSSFTQFLSAAAPELLPGRRPLPPGLNGGDVAPHGTTIVAIATAEGVVMAGDRRATMGNLIASRDIKKVHPADSYSLIGIAGTAGIGIELIRLFQVELEHYEKTEGAMLSLDGKANRLAAMVRGNLGAAMQGLAVVPLFAGFDLAPAEGVHAGRIFSFDVAGGLYEETGYEAIGSGSLFAKAALKKKYREGVSTQDAIRLAVEALYDAADDDTATGGPDLTRKIYPVVMTATANGTTRLSDAEITTVAEQVVSGRMENPGG